A genomic window from Salvia miltiorrhiza cultivar Shanhuang (shh) chromosome 5, IMPLAD_Smil_shh, whole genome shotgun sequence includes:
- the LOC130985899 gene encoding scarecrow-like protein 13 has translation MQTSQTSASFQSFYNQPMQQVDPYGSSTGSRSQGTEVSFQTCPDQFFTLESTPATDYATYSSPSAVSVSSSRSPFSPQGSQSYASDLYQPSDNTYGSPLSGSSGVDDENKLLHALWVLRNELLGPESDTDDSGTFNGVVTQPSPFTRYNKILEMAPHMDLNQLLVACAEIVSEADTISMSDRQVAISAAEALMDILEKKVSVSGEPAQRLGAYMLEGLRARLLSSGSIIYKKLKCKEPTSSEMMSYMGVLYQICPYYKFAYMSSNVIIGEAMENESRIHIIDFQIAQGSQWISLIQALSRRAGGPPFIRITGVDDSQSAHARGGGLELVGQKLAQLAESCGVPFEFNGAAMSGCQVQLEHLKVRHGEALAVNFPYILHHMPDESVSTANHRDRLLRLMKSLSPKIVTLVEQESNTNTSTFAQRFCETLDYYTAMFESIDAGRPRDDRQRISAEEHCVAKDVVNIIACEGIERVERHELFGKWRMRLEMAGFSQLRLSPSVSNSVRDMLKEYSSNYRIAEGGNGALYLGWKNRALATSSAWR, from the coding sequence ATGCAAACATCCCAAACATCTGCCTCTTTCCAAAGCTTTTACAATCAGCCTATGCAGCAGGTTGACCCATACGGAAGTTCAACTGGTAGCCGAAGCCAGGGAACTGAAGTTTCTTTTCAAACTTGCCCTGATCAGTTCTTCACTCTGGAATCAACTCCAGCGACTGATTATGCTACATACAGTTCACCTTCAGCTGTAAGTGTCTCTTCCAGTAGAAGTCCATTTTCTCCCCAGGGCTCTCAATCGTATGCATCCGATCTCTATCAGCCATCTGATAATACTTACGGTTCACCTCTGAGTGGGTCTTCTGGGGTTGATGATGAGAACAAGTTGCTGCATGCACTGTGGGTATTGAGGAATGAACTTCTGGGTCCTGAATCTGATACAGATGATAGTGGAACCTTCAATGGTGTAGTTACTCAACCTTCTCCCTTCACAAGATACAACAAAATCTTGGAAATGGCCCCTCACATGGACCTGAACCAATTGCTTGTTGCCTGTGCTGAAATAGTATCAGAAGCTGATACCATATCTATGTCAGACAGGCAGGTGGCCATATCAGCTGCAGAAGCTTTGATGGATATATTGGAGAAGAAAGTTTCAGTGTCTGGTGAGCCTGCCCAAAGATTAGGTGCATACATGTTGGAAGGACTCAGGGCTAGGCTGTTATCATCTGGAAGCATAATTTACAAAAAGTTGAAGTGCAAAGAGCCGACGAGTTCAGAAATGATGTCTTACATGGGCGTGCTCTATCAAATCTGCCCGTACTACAAGTTTGCTTACATGTCATCAAATGTTATCATTGGGGAAGCCATGGAAAATGAAAGCAGGATCCACATAATTGATTTTCAGATTGCACAAGGTAGTCAGTGGATCTCCTTGATTCAAGCTCTTTCACGTCGGGCTGGTGGGCCCCCATTTATTCGCATCACCGGTGTTGATGATTCACAATCAGCTCATGCTCGGGGCGGAGGACTCGAGTTAGTTGGTCAGAAACTAGCACAACTGGCTGAGTCATGTGGAGTGCCATTTGAATTTAATGGTGCGGCTATGTCCGGGTGCCAGGTCCAACTGGAGCATCTTAAAGTTCGGCACGGGGAAGCTTTGGCTGTGAATTTTCCCTACATACTGCACCACATGCCGGATGAGAGTGTGAGCACTGCGAATCATCGCGACCGACTCCTCAGACTAATGAAGAGCTTGTCACCCAAGATTGTGACCCTTGTTGAGCAAGAATCCAACACTAATACCTCTACTTTCGCTCAACGATTCTGTGAAACCCTAGACTACTATACAGCAATGTTTGAGTCTATTGATGCAGGACGCCCGAGGGATGACAGACAACGGATTAGTGCAGAGGAGCACTGCGTGGCAAAGGACGTGGTCAACATAATAGCATGCGAGGGGATTGAGAGGGTGGAAAGGCATGAGCTCTTTGGTAAGTGGAGAATGAGACTCGAAATGGCGGGCTTCTCCCAACTCCGACTCAGCCCATCGGTTAGTAATTCTGTGAGGGACATGTTGAAAGAATATAGCTCAAATTACAGAATAGCGGAGGGTGGCAATGGTGCTCTGTATCTTGGATGGAAGAATAGAGCTTTAGCTACAAGTTCTGCATGGAGATGA